A stretch of the uncultured Desulfobacter sp. genome encodes the following:
- a CDS encoding XRE family transcriptional regulator, whose product MDEKSISESIKNLRTARQLTLQDLADRTGLTKGYLSKVERSKKAPPYSTLNKIAAGLDIELTSLLAGDASPVKDVRLFLSKKEKRPLIRETDLFAGYDYEPLAEGKPGKNMEPFIIHAPFDINRTYTHEGEETIHVLDGRLEFHYGDEVYNLNAGDNIYFDSIVPHVGKSLGRSKAKLLVVIYFYKRNRF is encoded by the coding sequence ATGGATGAAAAAAGCATATCGGAAAGCATAAAAAACTTAAGAACTGCGCGGCAATTGACGCTTCAGGATTTAGCGGATCGGACCGGTCTGACCAAGGGCTATTTATCAAAGGTGGAGCGGTCTAAAAAGGCACCGCCCTACTCCACCTTGAACAAAATTGCGGCAGGCCTGGACATTGAGCTCACCTCCCTTCTTGCCGGAGATGCCTCTCCTGTAAAAGATGTCCGACTCTTTTTAAGCAAAAAAGAAAAACGTCCCCTGATTCGGGAGACCGATCTTTTTGCAGGATATGATTATGAACCCCTGGCCGAAGGAAAACCGGGCAAAAACATGGAGCCTTTTATCATCCACGCCCCCTTTGATATCAACCGGACCTATACTCACGAGGGCGAAGAAACCATCCATGTGCTGGACGGCCGGCTTGAATTTCATTACGGGGACGAAGTTTATAATCTTAATGCCGGGGACAACATCTACTTTGACTCCATTGTGCCCCATGTAGGTAAAAGCCTTGGCCGGTCAAAGGCAAAACTGCTGGTGGTCATCTATTTCTACAAAAGAAACAGGTTTTGA
- a CDS encoding TRAP transporter large permease subunit: MILFICVSFTLLLFLGMPIAVILGVTTLGCLVFFTSTPLHIITQQLFNALDNFILLAIPFFILAGSIMTRGSIAKKLIAFVNALVGWFPGGLAMAGVLACIFFAAISGSSPATVVAIGSIMIPALIKAGYDEKFSLGLITVSGSLGIVIPPSIPMILYCLVMNVSVSKIFMAGIIPGLLTGAALMAYTFFAAKKNNWRITGKASAAKVLRTAKEGIWALILPVIVLGGIYSGIFTPTEAAAVSVIYALVIELFVYKEFKFSQITDVCREGAVLSACLLFILSCAMTFIWLLTAEQIPQQLADIIIQHIDSPWIFLLTVNILFLILGCFMDDVSAMLILAPIFLETLTRYGIDLIHFGVVMVLNIQMGMLTPPFGLNLFVASGITKQPLVKIARGVAPFLVIMLICLMLVTYIPWLSLALPKWLLN; this comes from the coding sequence ATGATTTTATTTATCTGCGTCTCTTTTACGCTCCTGCTCTTTTTAGGCATGCCCATTGCCGTAATTCTTGGGGTGACCACCCTGGGTTGCCTGGTATTTTTTACCTCGACCCCGTTGCACATCATCACCCAGCAGCTCTTTAACGCCCTGGACAATTTTATCCTCCTGGCCATTCCCTTTTTTATTTTGGCAGGTTCCATCATGACAAGGGGCAGTATCGCCAAAAAGCTGATCGCTTTTGTCAATGCCCTTGTGGGATGGTTCCCGGGCGGCCTTGCCATGGCAGGCGTATTGGCCTGTATTTTCTTTGCCGCCATTTCAGGGTCTTCTCCTGCCACAGTGGTGGCTATCGGTTCCATCATGATCCCGGCCCTGATCAAGGCAGGGTATGATGAAAAATTCTCCCTTGGCTTGATCACTGTTTCAGGATCACTGGGTATCGTAATCCCGCCTTCCATACCCATGATTCTCTACTGCCTGGTCATGAATGTATCCGTATCCAAAATTTTTATGGCTGGCATCATTCCCGGACTTCTTACGGGTGCTGCCCTGATGGCCTACACCTTTTTTGCGGCCAAAAAAAACAATTGGCGAATTACCGGCAAAGCATCTGCGGCCAAAGTGCTGCGCACGGCCAAAGAAGGCATCTGGGCATTAATTTTGCCGGTCATTGTTTTAGGCGGAATCTATTCAGGCATATTCACCCCCACTGAAGCTGCGGCGGTCTCTGTAATATATGCATTGGTCATTGAACTTTTTGTGTACAAGGAATTTAAATTTTCCCAAATCACGGATGTCTGCAGAGAGGGGGCCGTGCTTTCGGCCTGCCTGCTATTCATTCTCTCGTGCGCCATGACATTTATCTGGCTGCTTACGGCAGAACAGATTCCCCAGCAGTTGGCAGACATTATTATCCAACATATTGACAGCCCCTGGATATTTCTGCTCACCGTGAACATCCTGTTTCTCATTCTGGGCTGTTTTATGGACGATGTATCCGCCATGCTGATCCTGGCACCCATCTTTCTTGAGACCCTGACCCGCTATGGTATTGATCTGATTCACTTCGGCGTAGTCATGGTGCTTAACATCCAGATGGGCATGCTGACACCGCCTTTTGGCCTGAACCTATTTGTGGCATCGGGCATCACCAAGCAACCGCTGGTGAAAATTGCCAGGGGTGTGGCACCGTTCCTGGTCATCATGCTCATCTGTCTGATGCTGGTTACCTATATCCCGTGGCTTTCTTTGGCTCTACCTAAATGGCTATTGAACTAG
- a CDS encoding TRAP transporter small permease: protein MQRIFKFIDRVENFTLVWTILILALIGFVQVITRYIFNFSFPWFEELGRYLGVFIAFLGAAIGVKTGSHFTMDLLILMLPLSIRWLVNLLSHLLSAGFFFIVAVYSWKIISRMYGYETTSPVMGMPMYIAYLPIPAFSVVIGTRFSIKGFGFIKEAFGSRTPAQSNAAGSGEVNQ from the coding sequence TTGCAGCGAATTTTCAAATTCATTGACCGTGTGGAAAACTTTACCCTGGTCTGGACCATCCTGATACTGGCCTTGATCGGCTTTGTTCAGGTCATTACCCGGTATATTTTTAACTTCAGTTTTCCCTGGTTTGAAGAACTGGGACGATATCTTGGCGTATTTATCGCCTTTCTTGGGGCTGCCATCGGGGTTAAAACCGGTTCCCACTTTACCATGGATCTTCTGATCCTAATGCTGCCGTTATCCATCAGGTGGCTGGTAAATTTGCTTTCCCATCTGTTGAGCGCAGGATTCTTTTTTATCGTGGCCGTCTACTCCTGGAAGATCATCTCCCGAATGTACGGGTATGAAACCACCTCTCCTGTGATGGGTATGCCCATGTACATTGCCTACCTGCCCATCCCGGCATTTTCGGTGGTAATCGGCACCCGTTTCAGCATCAAAGGGTTTGGATTCATCAAAGAGGCTTTTGGCAGCCGTACGCCTGCCCAATCCAATGCTGCCGGGTCCGGGGAGGTGAATCAATGA
- the dctP gene encoding TRAP transporter substrate-binding protein DctP translates to MKTPQFFSLRARTIKTARIVTIALLAGIILSAPAFANTVKFGHIAPQFHGLNAGAKVFADYVREKTNGKIDIKVFPMGQLGSERSMAEQVQSGTLQIASLTTAVLQNFEPQCAVLDMPFIFPNRATAYATLDDPAVRKKIFSAFPKKGFIAIGWMENDIRDFSNTKRPIHTPEDIKGLKIRVMNSPAYLDTFEQLGATAVGIPFPEMYNALQTGVIDAQENPLITAILTKVTEVTKYVTMTQHCMTACVTVISIDYWESLSKTEQEIFRQAAELAMVENRVVNARMKESLPKIGISIADYAKQEKIEIIELTPQERDRFREAMVPVWNKYRKKLGDEIFDFMLKRIEANHR, encoded by the coding sequence ATGAAAACCCCCCAATTTTTCAGCCTGCGTGCGCGGACAATAAAAACGGCACGAATAGTGACCATAGCCCTCTTAGCAGGAATTATCCTATCTGCTCCAGCCTTTGCCAATACCGTAAAATTCGGCCATATCGCCCCCCAGTTCCACGGCCTTAATGCCGGTGCTAAAGTTTTTGCCGACTATGTACGGGAAAAAACCAACGGCAAAATCGACATCAAGGTGTTTCCCATGGGGCAACTGGGCAGCGAACGGTCCATGGCGGAGCAGGTCCAGTCCGGCACACTCCAAATTGCCTCGTTGACCACGGCTGTACTTCAAAATTTTGAGCCCCAGTGCGCAGTTCTGGATATGCCCTTTATTTTTCCGAACCGGGCAACGGCCTATGCCACCCTTGATGATCCCGCAGTCAGAAAAAAAATATTTTCCGCTTTTCCCAAAAAGGGATTCATTGCCATCGGCTGGATGGAAAATGATATTAGAGATTTTTCCAATACCAAACGGCCTATCCACACCCCGGAAGACATCAAAGGTCTTAAAATCCGGGTAATGAACTCTCCGGCATATTTGGACACCTTTGAACAGTTGGGCGCAACCGCCGTAGGCATCCCTTTTCCCGAAATGTACAACGCCCTTCAAACGGGCGTCATTGATGCCCAGGAAAACCCCTTAATTACGGCCATTCTCACCAAGGTCACTGAGGTGACCAAGTATGTGACCATGACCCAGCACTGTATGACCGCATGTGTCACCGTGATCAGCATAGATTACTGGGAAAGCCTTTCTAAAACGGAGCAGGAAATTTTCAGGCAGGCGGCTGAACTGGCCATGGTTGAAAACCGGGTGGTCAATGCCCGCATGAAAGAATCCCTTCCCAAGATCGGAATCTCCATTGCAGACTACGCCAAGCAGGAAAAGATCGAGATCATTGAATTGACACCCCAAGAGCGCGACCGCTTCCGTGAGGCCATGGTGCCGGTGTGGAACAAATACCGTAAAAAACTGGGAGATGAAATCTTTGATTTCATGCTCAAACGAATTGAAGCCAATCACCGGTAA